A single genomic interval of Celeribacter indicus harbors:
- a CDS encoding transcriptional regulator domain-containing protein, translating into MLKINWRAPAAYRHTRKIPAAGFAWEYLRRNDDYREDFRLLIRAKRPDATELEAFARRWGLRFPARSRRRA; encoded by the coding sequence ATGCTGAAGATCAATTGGCGGGCGCCGGCGGCCTACAGGCACACGCGAAAGATTCCCGCCGCCGGATTCGCCTGGGAGTATCTGCGTCGCAACGACGACTACCGAGAGGATTTCCGGCTTCTCATCCGCGCGAAGCGCCCGGATGCGACCGAGCTGGAAGCCTTCGCCCGACGCTGGGGCTTGCGATTTCCCGCACGATCCCGACGCCGCGCCTGA
- a CDS encoding DUF736 domain-containing protein codes for MPQIGDFTRDEAGFIGHLGTLLLHQDIIIVANPSDAENAPDYRVHLFDGMSDETGPEVGAAWKRTGEKAGEYLSVLLDDPTFPHPIRANLFQNGDDKASWSLHWNRPKPRDERD; via the coding sequence ATGCCCCAGATTGGTGACTTCACGCGCGACGAGGCCGGCTTCATCGGACACCTCGGGACGCTCTTGCTGCATCAGGACATCATCATCGTCGCAAACCCGTCAGACGCGGAGAACGCGCCGGATTACCGTGTTCACCTCTTCGACGGCATGAGCGACGAAACCGGCCCGGAGGTCGGCGCAGCCTGGAAACGCACCGGCGAGAAGGCCGGCGAATACCTTTCCGTGCTGCTCGACGATCCCACATTCCCGCATCCGATCCGCGCCAATCTCTTCCAGAATGGTGACGACAAGGCGTCGTGGTCGCTGCACTGGAACCGTCCGAAACCGCGCGACGAGCGGGACTAA
- a CDS encoding S26 family signal peptidase — protein MTRRRILAVTALAVTGIAAASAADLPTKLIWNATASAPIGFYTVGPADALDVPELVAVMPPEPLERFMVERGYVRRGVPLLKRVLGLPGQRVCRLRSTITVDGIEMGEALDRDGIGRDLPVWQGCRTIGDGELFLMNWEVRDSLDGRYFGPIPASSVIGRAMPLWTDEEGDGRYEWRAPIQ, from the coding sequence GTGACGCGCCGCCGTATCCTCGCGGTAACGGCGCTGGCCGTCACCGGCATCGCAGCCGCCAGCGCCGCCGATCTTCCGACGAAACTGATCTGGAACGCCACGGCCAGCGCGCCCATCGGCTTCTACACGGTCGGGCCGGCCGACGCGCTCGACGTGCCGGAGCTGGTCGCCGTCATGCCGCCCGAACCGCTGGAGCGATTCATGGTCGAACGCGGCTATGTCAGGCGCGGCGTGCCGCTCCTGAAGCGCGTCCTCGGACTACCGGGACAGCGGGTTTGCCGTTTGCGATCCACGATCACGGTGGACGGGATCGAGATGGGCGAGGCGCTCGACCGCGACGGGATCGGCCGCGATCTGCCCGTCTGGCAGGGCTGCCGGACCATCGGCGACGGCGAACTCTTCCTGATGAACTGGGAGGTCCGCGACAGTCTCGACGGCCGTTATTTCGGACCCATCCCCGCAAGTTCCGTCATCGGCCGGGCGATGCCGCTCTGGACCGACGAGGAAGGCGACGGCCGCTACGAATGGCGCGCGCCGATCCAATGA
- a CDS encoding TetR/AcrR family transcriptional regulator, producing the protein MGDDRESESDGRPVRADARRNIDALLRAAAEVFDTSGVDAPVKEIADKAGVGVGTLYRHFPQRPDLIKAIIRQEVDACADAASAFATSRPPGEALAVWMQRLVDLVATKRGLGAALHSGNSAYQSLPDYVFSRLTPALRGLLDAASAAGSIRSGVDAHELLLASMRVATPASEGDTAQARRMMELIVDGLRFGATNTGPGD; encoded by the coding sequence ATGGGCGACGATCGGGAAAGTGAAAGCGACGGCAGACCGGTTCGGGCGGACGCACGACGCAACATTGACGCGCTCCTGCGCGCAGCAGCGGAGGTGTTCGATACGTCAGGCGTGGACGCACCGGTAAAGGAGATTGCCGATAAGGCTGGTGTCGGTGTCGGGACACTGTATCGCCATTTCCCGCAACGGCCAGACCTCATCAAGGCGATCATCCGGCAAGAAGTCGATGCCTGCGCTGACGCGGCCTCGGCGTTTGCAACGAGTCGCCCGCCGGGCGAAGCCCTTGCGGTATGGATGCAACGGCTGGTGGATTTGGTTGCGACCAAACGGGGCTTGGGGGCCGCCCTCCATTCGGGTAACTCGGCCTATCAGTCGCTCCCCGACTATGTGTTCAGCCGGCTGACGCCCGCGTTGCGGGGGCTACTCGATGCGGCCTCGGCTGCCGGCTCGATACGAAGCGGCGTGGACGCCCATGAATTGTTGCTCGCCAGCATGCGGGTCGCAACGCCGGCCAGCGAGGGTGATACTGCGCAGGCGCGGCGCATGATGGAATTGATAGTGGACGGCCTGCGCTTCGGGGCTACGAACACCGGCCCTGGAGACTGA
- a CDS encoding helix-turn-helix transcriptional regulator, whose protein sequence is MANRRNADLPPRLLRTKEAARFLGISIRTLEKHRTYGTGPLYRKIGGRVLYTLRDLEDWSAIGTRKSTSDTSAGTVFAARPLTPEERDEC, encoded by the coding sequence ATGGCGAACCGCCGCAATGCGGACCTGCCGCCGCGCCTTCTGCGCACAAAGGAAGCCGCACGCTTCCTCGGCATTTCGATCCGCACCCTTGAAAAGCACCGCACCTACGGAACCGGCCCGCTCTATCGAAAGATCGGCGGCCGTGTCCTCTATACCCTGCGCGATCTGGAAGACTGGAGCGCCATCGGCACGCGCAAATCCACCAGCGACACAAGCGCCGGCACCGTCTTTGCCGCGCGCCCGCTCACCCCCGAAGAGCGGGACGAGTGCTGA
- a CDS encoding DUF1778 domain-containing protein, translated as MTKARIAPSESARSATTAVAVRASTADTKGSINLRIETGTRQLIDDAAAVLGKTRTEFMVESARRQAVDVLLDQRLFTLDPERYDAFMQALDNPPAPGPKLKALLRRTPAWQK; from the coding sequence ATGACCAAAGCTCGTATCGCCCCTTCGGAATCTGCCCGTTCTGCGACCACCGCCGTTGCAGTTCGTGCCTCTACGGCTGACACCAAGGGCAGCATCAATCTGCGGATCGAGACTGGCACGCGCCAGCTCATCGACGATGCGGCGGCGGTGCTCGGCAAGACGCGCACCGAGTTCATGGTGGAAAGCGCCCGGCGGCAAGCGGTCGATGTGCTGCTCGACCAGCGCTTGTTCACGCTCGACCCCGAGCGCTACGACGCCTTCATGCAAGCGCTCGACAATCCGCCCGCACCGGGGCCGAAGCTCAAAGCCCTGCTGCGCCGGACCCCGGCATGGCAGAAATAG
- a CDS encoding lytic transglycosylase domain-containing protein, with product MAGWRRGGDRAVWHYAVLILTGVLSFGGASGFAIAQTTPAVQSAVDPHAPHIAEAARRFGIPEHWIVAVLRAESAGDVRAVSSAGAMGLMQVMPDTWAGLRIRHRLGRDPYDLRDNILAGTAYLREMFDRYGNVAAMLAAYNAGPGRYDEYLATGRALPPETRAYVAALAPILGGEASPDTTPPPPDWREAPLFVTRPADAPIVAAPPSGAQSGDGRATVPVRGPVDAEPETGSIFVARADDEGTP from the coding sequence CTGGCAGGCTGGCGTCGTGGCGGAGACAGGGCGGTATGGCACTATGCCGTTCTGATATTGACCGGTGTTCTGTCGTTCGGCGGCGCATCTGGTTTCGCGATCGCGCAAACGACGCCGGCCGTTCAGTCCGCCGTCGATCCCCACGCCCCCCACATTGCCGAAGCGGCGCGGCGCTTCGGAATTCCCGAGCACTGGATTGTCGCCGTGTTGCGCGCCGAAAGCGCGGGCGACGTGCGCGCGGTGTCATCAGCCGGCGCGATGGGGTTGATGCAGGTAATGCCCGACACTTGGGCGGGCCTGCGCATCCGTCATCGGCTCGGCCGCGATCCCTACGACCTGCGCGATAACATCCTCGCAGGCACGGCCTATCTGCGCGAGATGTTCGACCGCTACGGCAATGTCGCGGCGATGCTGGCGGCCTATAACGCCGGTCCCGGTCGCTACGATGAATACCTTGCGACCGGCCGCGCGTTGCCACCGGAGACGCGGGCTTATGTCGCCGCGCTTGCGCCGATCCTCGGCGGCGAGGCATCTCCCGATACAACGCCGCCACCGCCCGACTGGCGCGAAGCCCCGCTCTTCGTCACGCGCCCGGCCGACGCGCCGATTGTCGCCGCGCCGCCATCCGGGGCGCAATCCGGCGACGGCCGCGCAACCGTTCCGGTGCGCGGTCCCGTCGATGCGGAGCCGGAAACCGGCAGCATTTTCGTGGCCCGCGCCGACGACGAGGGAACGCCATGA
- a CDS encoding DUF2840 domain-containing protein, with protein MTGNAAHRLHGRPLPDGPAPFTTLVELTFQKRKVEHWIRFGRKSYEQILDRRRSIVGFAPGSIFAFVRWASGEHGTTLSRIDIVRAIGRGEPFQTLPFVRPGGDILLRLDSWAKVQRALQAIDAVEALGLDPADISPEHWRHVHNRLTAGLEPHAYTPERHAAWLGRQRIDP; from the coding sequence ATGACCGGCAATGCGGCCCACCGCTTGCACGGCCGTCCGCTGCCGGACGGACCGGCGCCTTTCACCACATTGGTCGAACTGACCTTCCAGAAGCGCAAGGTCGAGCACTGGATACGCTTCGGCCGCAAGAGCTACGAACAGATCCTCGACCGCCGCCGCAGCATCGTCGGCTTCGCGCCGGGCAGCATCTTCGCCTTTGTCCGATGGGCGTCCGGCGAGCATGGCACGACCCTTTCCCGCATCGACATCGTGCGCGCCATCGGCCGCGGCGAACCGTTCCAGACGCTGCCCTTCGTCCGTCCCGGCGGCGACATCCTGTTGCGTCTCGATAGCTGGGCGAAGGTGCAGCGCGCCTTGCAGGCTATTGACGCCGTGGAAGCGCTCGGCCTCGATCCGGCCGACATATCCCCGGAGCACTGGCGGCATGTCCACAACCGTCTGACTGCCGGTCTGGAGCCGCACGCCTATACGCCGGAGCGACACGCCGCCTGGCTCGGCCGCCAGAGGATTGACCCGTGA
- a CDS encoding DUF3363 domain-containing protein, translating to MGLATEHAPGVWELNERLEPTLRELGERGDIIRTMQRSLAADGLERDPMTFRIHEGAPATPVTGRVLDKYLANELGDNLTVVVDGIDGRTHHIANIDPMQLEDARIGSVIEIGRAEATARPSDRTIATIAEDGIYRPSRHLEQAKFEGRVPGGDYEGYVDAHVRRLEALRRAGIAERIDADQWRISEDFESRAAAYDARRTRRASVRVLSAFDLEKQIGADGVTWLDRRMIHGEVADLAAAGFGQEVREAIDRRREHHVEQGDATRARDGRVFYRANLLATLREREVGRAGAEMAESKGLPFRAAMDGENVSGKFTGTVQLSSGKFAIVEKSHEFTLVPWRPVIDRQLGREVMGVVQGGSVSWQMGRQRGISL from the coding sequence ATGGGCCTCGCCACCGAACATGCCCCCGGTGTCTGGGAATTGAACGAGCGGCTGGAACCGACCCTGCGCGAGCTGGGCGAGCGCGGCGACATCATCCGCACCATGCAAAGATCGCTCGCCGCCGATGGGCTTGAGCGCGATCCCATGACCTTCCGCATCCATGAGGGCGCACCCGCAACGCCTGTCACCGGCCGCGTCCTCGACAAATATCTCGCCAACGAGCTGGGCGACAATCTCACCGTGGTCGTGGACGGGATCGACGGGCGCACGCACCACATCGCCAATATCGACCCCATGCAGTTGGAGGACGCCCGGATCGGCAGCGTCATCGAGATCGGACGTGCCGAGGCGACGGCCCGGCCGTCCGACCGCACCATTGCGACAATCGCCGAGGATGGCATTTACCGGCCGAGCCGGCATCTGGAGCAGGCGAAGTTCGAGGGCCGCGTTCCGGGCGGCGACTACGAGGGCTATGTCGATGCCCATGTCCGCCGGCTGGAGGCGCTGCGCCGGGCCGGGATCGCGGAGCGGATCGACGCCGACCAATGGCGCATCTCCGAGGACTTCGAGAGCCGTGCCGCCGCCTATGATGCCCGCCGCACCCGGCGGGCTAGCGTTCGCGTCCTGTCGGCCTTCGATCTGGAAAAGCAGATCGGGGCAGACGGCGTGACCTGGCTGGACCGCCGGATGATCCATGGCGAGGTCGCTGACCTTGCAGCGGCAGGTTTCGGTCAGGAGGTGCGCGAGGCCATCGACCGCCGCCGCGAGCATCATGTTGAACAGGGCGACGCTACCCGCGCGCGGGACGGCCGCGTGTTCTACCGGGCCAACCTTCTTGCCACGCTGCGCGAGCGCGAGGTTGGCCGCGCCGGCGCGGAGATGGCTGAGAGCAAGGGACTGCCGTTCCGCGCCGCCATGGACGGCGAGAACGTCAGCGGCAAGTTCACCGGCACCGTGCAGCTATCGAGCGGCAAGTTCGCAATCGTCGAGAAGAGCCATGAGTTTACGCTTGTTCCGTGGCGCCCCGTCATCGACCGTCAGCTCGGCCGCGAGGTCATGGGTGTCGTGCAGGGCGGTTCAGTATCGTGGCAGATGGGGCGGCAAAGAGGGATTAGCCTTTAG
- a CDS encoding DNA -binding domain-containing protein: protein MRTPVELDPDVDDEAPAGNDITPYDEAHFVTYLRLLDAKAEGADWKEVAQIVLHRDPVGDEFRTRRCWQSHLERAQWLSREGYKRILEQAVANKA, encoded by the coding sequence ATGCGAACGCCCGTCGAACTCGATCCCGATGTGGACGATGAAGCGCCAGCGGGAAACGACATCACGCCCTACGACGAAGCGCATTTCGTGACCTATCTGCGGCTGCTCGACGCGAAGGCGGAAGGCGCGGACTGGAAGGAAGTGGCGCAAATCGTGCTGCACCGCGATCCGGTCGGCGACGAGTTCAGGACACGCCGATGCTGGCAAAGCCATCTCGAACGCGCGCAATGGCTTTCGCGTGAGGGTTACAAGCGGATACTGGAACAGGCCGTAGCCAACAAGGCGTGA
- the parA gene encoding ParA family partition ATPase, whose product MIVAFLNQKGGVGKTTLALHLAGAWAAQGQRVVLIDADPQGSALDWSQRRSHEGLPRLFSTIGLARDTLHREAPELARDADMIVIDGPPRVASLMRSALLAADLVLIPVQPSPFDGWASAEMLALLREARIYRPVLAARFVLNRCSARTIIARETAETLADHDPPLLAATIGQRVVFADAAQSGRLASEIDDDSPAAREIAALAAEIDRLHIGRAAP is encoded by the coding sequence ATGATCGTCGCGTTCCTCAATCAGAAAGGCGGCGTCGGCAAAACCACGCTGGCGCTGCATCTCGCCGGAGCCTGGGCGGCGCAAGGACAGCGTGTCGTCCTGATCGACGCCGATCCACAAGGCTCCGCGCTCGACTGGTCGCAGCGGCGCAGCCATGAGGGGTTGCCGAGGCTGTTCAGCACTATCGGCCTGGCCCGCGACACGCTGCACCGGGAAGCCCCGGAGCTGGCCCGCGATGCCGACATGATCGTCATCGACGGGCCGCCGCGTGTCGCCAGCCTCATGCGCTCGGCACTGCTCGCCGCCGACCTCGTGCTGATCCCGGTACAGCCATCGCCCTTCGATGGCTGGGCCTCGGCCGAGATGCTGGCGCTTCTCAGGGAGGCGCGCATCTACCGACCCGTGCTGGCCGCCCGCTTCGTCCTCAACCGCTGCAGCGCGCGCACCATCATCGCCCGCGAGACGGCCGAGACGTTGGCTGACCATGACCCGCCCTTGCTCGCAGCCACCATCGGCCAGCGCGTCGTCTTCGCCGACGCCGCGCAGTCCGGCCGGCTTGCATCCGAGATCGACGACGACAGCCCCGCCGCGCGCGAGATCGCGGCGCTGGCCGCCGAGATCGACCGGCTGCACATCGGGAGGGCCGCGCCATGA
- a CDS encoding DUF2285 domain-containing protein, whose translation MRPSWKPSPDAGACDFPHDPDAAPDRDPLFWSPRFQPQAVKLVPAEPDETASQPTVVLAHLDGLDLRRAADGWHGIWQADGIEHQFWLSQTVPDAAAFYAVELPLDDFMELRAHAARRFWRSIKGRTPGPDFRNMPAQLRQWHILSLRALDARLRGESYRTIAEVLLGFRGAKEDFESDPSKNKARRLVAHGISMMRGGYRLLLHYPIKIDS comes from the coding sequence ATGCGACCGAGCTGGAAGCCTTCGCCCGACGCTGGGGCTTGCGATTTCCCGCACGATCCCGACGCCGCGCCTGACCGCGACCCGCTGTTCTGGTCGCCCCGGTTTCAGCCCCAAGCCGTCAAACTCGTGCCGGCCGAGCCGGATGAGACGGCAAGCCAGCCGACCGTCGTTCTCGCCCATCTCGACGGCCTCGACCTGCGCCGCGCCGCCGATGGCTGGCACGGCATCTGGCAGGCGGATGGTATCGAACATCAATTCTGGCTGTCCCAAACCGTGCCGGATGCGGCGGCGTTCTACGCCGTCGAACTGCCTCTGGACGACTTCATGGAGCTTCGCGCCCATGCGGCGCGGCGTTTCTGGCGGTCCATCAAGGGCCGAACGCCTGGCCCCGACTTCCGCAACATGCCCGCCCAGCTCCGGCAATGGCATATCCTGTCCCTGCGCGCGCTCGATGCCCGGCTGCGCGGCGAGAGCTATCGGACGATTGCCGAAGTCCTGCTTGGCTTTCGGGGCGCAAAGGAAGATTTCGAGAGCGACCCGAGCAAGAACAAGGCGCGTCGCCTCGTCGCCCACGGCATCAGCATGATGCGCGGCGGCTACCGGCTCCTGCTGCACTATCCGATCAAGATCGATTCGTAG
- a CDS encoding NAD-dependent epimerase/dehydratase family protein: MAVFITGVTGLVGARLLPRLVEAGVDCRALVRGGKEVASGVTPVEGDLFDPSTLVGAVKGASDIIHLAAVFRTQDTDLIWKSNVEGTRNLIAAVKTHAPKARFILASTSNVYDVDGTHPGREDDPIDPKQAYPASKVTAEKELQESGLNWAVLRFPFVYGDRDGHLEELPKYAIAGKWHPAKKVSTIHHRDLATGIKFALEGTFDGRIVNIADEAATSIYELAALVGETLEPSSAPLENPWHLHVDGSLARSLGFQPTVRTVYQAVQEKLM; the protein is encoded by the coding sequence ATGGCGGTCTTTATAACTGGTGTGACCGGGCTGGTAGGAGCCCGACTTCTTCCCCGTCTCGTGGAGGCGGGTGTGGATTGCCGCGCCCTCGTGCGGGGAGGGAAAGAGGTTGCCTCCGGCGTAACGCCGGTCGAAGGCGATCTCTTTGATCCCTCGACTTTGGTGGGGGCCGTGAAAGGCGCCTCCGACATCATTCATCTCGCTGCGGTTTTTCGCACCCAAGACACCGACCTCATCTGGAAGAGCAACGTAGAGGGGACGCGCAATCTGATCGCTGCGGTGAAGACTCATGCACCGAAAGCTCGTTTCATCCTCGCCAGCACCAGCAATGTTTATGACGTAGACGGCACGCACCCCGGGCGCGAGGATGATCCGATTGATCCAAAGCAGGCATATCCAGCCAGCAAGGTTACGGCCGAGAAGGAGTTGCAGGAAAGCGGACTCAACTGGGCGGTGCTTCGCTTTCCATTCGTTTATGGCGACCGGGATGGTCATCTTGAGGAGCTGCCAAAGTATGCGATAGCGGGCAAATGGCACCCGGCAAAGAAGGTTAGCACGATCCACCACCGCGACCTCGCAACAGGCATTAAATTTGCCCTTGAGGGCACGTTCGATGGCCGCATCGTAAACATTGCAGACGAAGCAGCTACGTCCATTTACGAGCTGGCGGCACTGGTAGGCGAAACGCTGGAGCCATCATCCGCCCCGCTGGAGAATCCGTGGCATCTTCATGTCGATGGATCGCTCGCCCGCAGTCTCGGTTTTCAGCCCACGGTGAGAACCGTCTACCAAGCCGTCCAAGAGAAGTTGATGTGA
- a CDS encoding DUF736 domain-containing protein yields the protein MATIGTFTQNENGAGFTGAVKTLTLNVKAKFTATESDSERGPDFRIFAGATEFGAAWKKVARETQREYLSVKLDDPSFPAPIYASLVEAEDGKSHNLIWSRRNGD from the coding sequence ATGGCAACCATCGGCACCTTCACCCAGAACGAGAACGGCGCGGGCTTCACCGGCGCGGTCAAGACCCTGACCCTCAACGTCAAGGCCAAGTTCACCGCCACCGAGAGCGACAGCGAGCGCGGCCCAGACTTCCGCATCTTCGCCGGTGCCACCGAGTTCGGCGCGGCCTGGAAGAAGGTCGCCCGCGAGACGCAGCGCGAATACCTCTCCGTCAAGCTGGACGATCCAAGCTTCCCGGCACCGATCTACGCCAGCCTGGTCGAAGCCGAGGACGGAAAGTCCCACAACCTCATCTGGTCCCGCCGCAACGGCGACTAA
- a CDS encoding replication initiator protein A, translating to MLRDDDDSPAQPTDTSERSRLDPFVVATGDAAPRDQRDLMERPFFSLAKRPRTKPILYRAADVEVQVFAMPEHGMATIWDADLLIWAASQIVAAENSGFATSRFFRFMPYQVLRAVGRATGNRDYLLLKAALARLQSTVIATTIRNGKHWRRRQFSWINEWEEMTTRTGRVEGMEFVLPEWFYNSVIDRSLVLTIDPAYFRLTGGIERWLYRVARKHAGRQPEGWAFEISHLHRKSGSAARPSDFALDLRRLTTRQSLPGYRLQIEWEDGCELLRFVPENLSTVPVETPVNPIGTLGARSIGTLGANRAPDSIEDSNKESNSSSLKRARATRGAGASADFSRRGAP from the coding sequence ATGCTGCGCGACGACGATGACAGCCCCGCGCAGCCGACCGACACCAGCGAGCGCAGCCGCCTCGACCCCTTTGTGGTCGCGACCGGCGACGCTGCCCCGCGCGACCAGCGCGATCTGATGGAACGGCCGTTCTTCTCATTGGCGAAGCGGCCCCGCACAAAACCGATCCTCTACCGGGCCGCTGATGTAGAGGTGCAGGTATTCGCCATGCCCGAACACGGCATGGCGACGATCTGGGATGCCGATCTGCTGATCTGGGCTGCAAGCCAGATCGTCGCGGCCGAAAACAGCGGTTTCGCCACGTCGCGCTTCTTCCGCTTCATGCCTTACCAGGTCCTGCGCGCTGTGGGGCGGGCCACCGGCAACCGGGATTACCTGTTGCTCAAGGCCGCGCTCGCCCGCCTGCAATCTACCGTCATCGCTACGACGATCCGCAACGGCAAGCATTGGCGGCGACGGCAATTCTCATGGATCAACGAGTGGGAGGAAATGACGACGCGCACCGGGCGCGTCGAGGGCATGGAGTTCGTCCTGCCCGAATGGTTCTACAACAGCGTCATCGACCGCTCGCTGGTGCTGACCATCGACCCGGCCTATTTCCGGCTGACCGGCGGCATTGAGCGGTGGCTGTATCGCGTCGCCCGCAAGCACGCCGGACGCCAGCCCGAGGGCTGGGCGTTCGAGATTTCCCACCTGCACCGGAAGTCCGGCAGCGCGGCGCGGCCTTCCGATTTCGCCCTCGACCTGCGCCGCCTCACCACCCGCCAGTCGCTGCCCGGCTATCGCCTCCAGATCGAATGGGAAGACGGGTGCGAACTGCTGCGCTTCGTCCCTGAAAATCTATCCACAGTGCCTGTGGAAACGCCTGTGAATCCCATCGGGACATTAGGCGCACGCAGTATCGGGACATTAGGCGCAAATCGCGCGCCGGACTCTATAGAAGACTCTAACAAAGAATCTAACTCTTCTTCTTTGAAGCGCGCACGCGCGACCCGTGGCGCCGGTGCCAGTGCTGATTTTAGCCGCCGAGGTGCGCCATGA
- a CDS encoding LysR family transcriptional regulator: MSERTGSGCDLTYAERIQSDREMLMRRRRSAPMMDRQSGMPTPLGSRIPLASLIQALAVAEHLNFRHAANALGVSVSSVSTRVKALEEDLGILLFERHARGVRLTEAGRHFVAQVSAGVDQLNHAVKTAGMVARGERGGLRIGIHGLIPGSFLANLLERYREEHPDIEVEITEGTARDAAMQLRANRLDVAFVAGTPEMPDCHTRPIWTEPLVAVLPDGHRFAGQSAITWADLVSETFLVRYSGTGPQVHDHIVLRLAGRWPTPSILRFDVGRSTLLSMVGQGFGITIVGAATALLPTTGIIFLPFADEPEPVAFSAVWSPFNRSPTLKNLLNLASYMSHCGDSPGQLRGDNRPAGWRSR; the protein is encoded by the coding sequence TTGAGCGAGCGCACCGGTAGCGGCTGTGATTTGACTTACGCCGAACGGATTCAATCCGACAGGGAGATGCTGATGCGTCGGCGGCGATCAGCGCCAATGATGGATCGTCAATCGGGGATGCCGACCCCGCTAGGGTCGCGCATTCCCCTCGCGTCGCTGATCCAGGCGCTTGCCGTTGCGGAGCACCTGAATTTTCGTCATGCTGCCAACGCGCTCGGAGTCAGCGTTTCTAGCGTCAGCACGCGCGTAAAAGCCTTGGAGGAGGACCTTGGCATTCTTCTGTTCGAGCGTCATGCACGCGGCGTCCGGCTAACCGAGGCCGGTCGGCACTTTGTCGCGCAGGTGTCGGCCGGTGTTGATCAACTCAACCATGCGGTGAAGACCGCAGGCATGGTTGCACGCGGCGAGCGAGGCGGCTTGCGCATCGGCATCCATGGACTGATCCCCGGCAGTTTCCTCGCCAACCTGCTTGAGCGATACCGGGAAGAGCACCCGGACATTGAAGTGGAAATCACCGAAGGCACCGCCCGCGATGCGGCGATGCAGCTTCGCGCCAACCGGCTGGACGTGGCATTTGTCGCCGGCACACCCGAGATGCCCGACTGCCACACGCGACCGATCTGGACCGAACCGCTGGTAGCTGTGTTGCCGGATGGGCATCGCTTCGCCGGACAGTCGGCAATCACTTGGGCCGATCTGGTCAGCGAGACCTTTCTTGTCCGCTATAGTGGCACCGGCCCGCAAGTCCACGACCATATCGTGCTGCGCCTTGCCGGGCGTTGGCCCACGCCGTCAATCCTGCGTTTCGACGTGGGGCGCAGCACGCTGTTATCCATGGTCGGACAGGGCTTTGGCATCACCATCGTCGGAGCCGCGACGGCGCTGCTGCCAACGACAGGCATCATCTTCCTGCCCTTCGCCGATGAGCCCGAACCGGTTGCCTTTAGCGCCGTCTGGTCGCCGTTCAATCGCAGCCCGACTCTGAAAAACCTGCTCAACCTCGCAAGCTATATGAGCCATTGCGGCGATTCGCCCGGCCAGTTGCGCGGCGACAACCGCCCGGCCGGATGGCGGTCAAGGTAA